In one Grus americana isolate bGruAme1 chromosome 1, bGruAme1.mat, whole genome shotgun sequence genomic region, the following are encoded:
- the SAP18 gene encoding histone deacetylase complex subunit SAP18: MAVESRVTQEEIKKEPEKPIDREKTCPLLLRVFTTNNGRHHRMDEFSRGNVPSSELQIYTWMDATLKELTSLVKEVYPEARKKGTHFNFAIVFTDLKRPGYRVKEIGSTMSGRKGTDDSMTLQSQKFQIGDYLDIAITPPNRAPPPSSRMRPY; this comes from the exons ATGGCGGTGGAGTCGCGCGTCACGCAGGAGGAGATTAAGAAGGAGCCGGAGAAGCCGATCGACCGGGAAAAG ACGTGCCCGCTGCTGCTTCGTGTCTTCACCACCAACAACGGGCGGCACCACCGCATGGACGAGTTCTCCCGCGGCAATGTGCCCTCCAGCGAGCTGCAGATCTACACCTG GATGGACGCAACTCTGAAAGAGCTGACCAGCTTAGTGAAAGAAGTCTACCCAGAAGCACGGAAGAAGGGCACTCACTTCAATTTTGCAATTGTTTTTACAGACCTCAAGAGGCCTGGATATAG GGTGAAGGAGATCGGCAGTACCATGTCAGGCAGGAAGGGCACAGATGATTCCATGACATTGCAGTCTCAGAAATTCCAGATAGGAGACTACTTGGATATAGCAATTACTCCTCCGAATCGTGCACCGCCCCCCTCAAGCCGCATGAGACCGTACTAA